In a genomic window of Nothobranchius furzeri strain GRZ-AD chromosome 14, NfurGRZ-RIMD1, whole genome shotgun sequence:
- the pknox1.1 gene encoding homeobox protein PKNOX1.1 isoform X5 — MIFVCEERMTDTFCTCTDGSFTELVYCVGWLPVPALYNAPVVAVSAVSVMAAQSVSIDKYPKGEQQMQSVLKVDHSEQSFAEVEVPMPSPEPQTPMDADKASIYRHPLFPLLALLFEKCEQSTLSSDCITSASFDVDIENFVHCQEKEGKPFFSEDPELDNLMVKAIQVLRIHLLELEKVSDLCKDFCSRYIACLKTKMNSETLLSGDPGSPYSPAHGQPQNFSPTKTQTPSSISSAISPQGQIVVPASALQQGNVTVTAVNPNQVVTGRSSGHAPQVRGRQQKEKFMMFVLLSGGTVYQPVTVVTPQGQVMTQALSPGTIRVQNNQLQLQFHQDLNLFNHDDNSTKNKRGVLPKHATNVMRSWLFQHIGHPYPTEDEKKQIATQTNLTLLQVNNWFINARRRILQPMLDASSSEAPKTKKKTPQNRPLQRFWPDSIATGGGTPQQVAMPDGTMVTMNMEGLQSLTSDGATLAVQQVMMGGHSEDESEDSGDEDDDADMARLGLDHSDSLQ; from the exons ATGATCTTTGTTTGTGAGGAGAGGATGACTGACACGTTTTGTACCTGCACTGATGGCAGTTTTACTGAACTTGTGTATTGTGTAGGTTGGCTACCTGTCCCTGCTCTCTATAATGCCCCAGTGGTTGCCGTGTCTGCAGTGAGCGTGATGGCAGCCCAGTCGGTTTCCATAGACAAATACCCAAAGGGAGAGCAGCAG ATGCAAAGTGTGTTAAAGGTTGACCACTCGGAGCAGAGCTTTGCAGAGGTCGAGGTGCCCATGCCATCACCTGAACCGCAGACCCCTATGGACGCAGACAAAGCATCTATATATCG GCACCCTCTCTTCCCTCTGCTGGCCCTGCTGTTTGAGAAGTGTGAGCAGTCCACTCTCAGCTCTGATTGCATCACCTCAGCCAGCTTTGATGTGGACATTGAGAACTTTGTTCATTGTCAGGAGAAGGAGGGGAAGCCCTTCTTCAGCGAGGATCCTGAACTTGACAACTTG ATGGTGAAAGCCATCCAGGTGCTGCGGATCCACCTGCTGGAGTTAGAAAAGGTGAGCGATCTGTGTAAGGACTTCTGCAGCCGCTACATCGCCTGCCTTAAGACCAAGATGAACAGTGAGACTCTACTGAGTGGAGACCCAGGTAGTCCATACTCACCCGCACACGGCCAGCCACAGAACTTCTCCCCCACCAAGACTCAG ACCCCCAGCTCCATCTCCAGCGCCATCAGTCCCCAGGGTCAGATCGTGGTGCCTGCATCTGCCCTGCAACAAGGAAATGTTACTGTTACCGCTGTCAACCCCAACCAGGTGGTCACAGGTAGGTCGTCAGGACACGCCCCTCAGGTACGGGGCCGGCAACAAAAGGAGAAGTTCATGATGTTTGTTCTTCTTTCAGGAGGCACAGTTTACCAGCCAGTCACAGTCGTTACTCCTCAGGGCCAGGTGATGACACAGGCCCTGTCCCCTGGGACGATACGCGTCCAGAACAATCAG cttcAGCTGCAGTTTCATCAGGATCTGAACCTCTTCAATCATGACGACAACTCAACCAAGAACAAGCGCGGTGTTCTCCCCAAACACGCCACCAACGTCATGCGCTCTTGGCTTTTCCAGCACATCGGG CATCCTTACCCCACAGAGGATGAAAAGAAACAGATTGCAACCCAGACAAACCTGACGCTGCTGCAGGTCAACAACTG GtttataaacgctcggagacgaaTCTTGCAGCCGATGTTGGACGCCAGCTCTTCTGAAGCCCCCAAGAccaagaagaaaactccccagaatCGTCCGCTGCAGCGCTTCTGGCCAGACTCCATCGCAACAGGAGGCGGCACTCCGCAGCAGGTCGCCATGCCAGACG gtaCCATGGTGACGATGAACATGGAGGGTCTACAGAGTCTGACCTCCGATGGAGCCACACTGGCGGTGCAGCAGGTGATGATGGGAGGCCACAGCGAAGACGAGTCAGAGGACAGTGGAGACGAGGATGATGATGCAGACATGGCCAGGCTGGGCCTGGACCACAGTGACTCGTTGCAGTAG
- the pknox1.1 gene encoding homeobox protein PKNOX1.1 isoform X10, producing MIHEVILGFRPRLEKCPHAEMQSVLKVDHSEQSFAEVEVPMPSPEPQTPMDADKASIYRHPLFPLLALLFEKCEQSTLSSDCITSASFDVDIENFVHCQEKEGKPFFSEDPELDNLMVKAIQVLRIHLLELEKVSDLCKDFCSRYIACLKTKMNSETLLSGDPGSPYSPAHGQPQNFSPTKTQVCNTPSSISSAISPQGQIVVPASALQQGNVTVTAVNPNQVVTGGTVYQPVTVVTPQGQVMTQALSPGTIRVQNNQVLASWCCLEETAERGPHWFSLQTLDVHGVCVCVCVQLQLQFHQDLNLFNHDDNSTKNKRGVLPKHATNVMRSWLFQHIGHPYPTEDEKKQIATQTNLTLLQVNNWFINARRRILQPMLDASSSEAPKTKKKTPQNRPLQRFWPDSIATGGGTPQQVAMPDGTMVTMNMEGLQSLTSDGATLAVQQVMMGGHSEDESEDSGDEDDDADMARLGLDHSDSLQ from the exons ATGATCCATGAGGTCATCCTAGGATTCAGACCAAGGCTGGAGAAATGCCCTCACGCTGAG ATGCAAAGTGTGTTAAAGGTTGACCACTCGGAGCAGAGCTTTGCAGAGGTCGAGGTGCCCATGCCATCACCTGAACCGCAGACCCCTATGGACGCAGACAAAGCATCTATATATCG GCACCCTCTCTTCCCTCTGCTGGCCCTGCTGTTTGAGAAGTGTGAGCAGTCCACTCTCAGCTCTGATTGCATCACCTCAGCCAGCTTTGATGTGGACATTGAGAACTTTGTTCATTGTCAGGAGAAGGAGGGGAAGCCCTTCTTCAGCGAGGATCCTGAACTTGACAACTTG ATGGTGAAAGCCATCCAGGTGCTGCGGATCCACCTGCTGGAGTTAGAAAAGGTGAGCGATCTGTGTAAGGACTTCTGCAGCCGCTACATCGCCTGCCTTAAGACCAAGATGAACAGTGAGACTCTACTGAGTGGAGACCCAGGTAGTCCATACTCACCCGCACACGGCCAGCCACAGAACTTCTCCCCCACCAAGACTCAGGTGTGCAAT ACCCCCAGCTCCATCTCCAGCGCCATCAGTCCCCAGGGTCAGATCGTGGTGCCTGCATCTGCCCTGCAACAAGGAAATGTTACTGTTACCGCTGTCAACCCCAACCAGGTGGTCACAG GAGGCACAGTTTACCAGCCAGTCACAGTCGTTACTCCTCAGGGCCAGGTGATGACACAGGCCCTGTCCCCTGGGACGATACGCGTCCAGAACAATCAGGTACTCGCCTCATGGTGCTGCTTAGAAGAGACAGCAGAGAGGGGACCTCACTGGTTCTCACTGCAGACTCTAGATgtccacggtgtgtgtgtgtgtgtgtgtgttcagcttcAGCTGCAGTTTCATCAGGATCTGAACCTCTTCAATCATGACGACAACTCAACCAAGAACAAGCGCGGTGTTCTCCCCAAACACGCCACCAACGTCATGCGCTCTTGGCTTTTCCAGCACATCGGG CATCCTTACCCCACAGAGGATGAAAAGAAACAGATTGCAACCCAGACAAACCTGACGCTGCTGCAGGTCAACAACTG GtttataaacgctcggagacgaaTCTTGCAGCCGATGTTGGACGCCAGCTCTTCTGAAGCCCCCAAGAccaagaagaaaactccccagaatCGTCCGCTGCAGCGCTTCTGGCCAGACTCCATCGCAACAGGAGGCGGCACTCCGCAGCAGGTCGCCATGCCAGACG gtaCCATGGTGACGATGAACATGGAGGGTCTACAGAGTCTGACCTCCGATGGAGCCACACTGGCGGTGCAGCAGGTGATGATGGGAGGCCACAGCGAAGACGAGTCAGAGGACAGTGGAGACGAGGATGATGATGCAGACATGGCCAGGCTGGGCCTGGACCACAGTGACTCGTTGCAGTAG
- the pknox1.1 gene encoding homeobox protein PKNOX1.1 isoform X11 yields the protein MAAQSVSIDKYPKGEQQMQSVLKVDHSEQSFAEVEVPMPSPEPQTPMDADKASIYRHPLFPLLALLFEKCEQSTLSSDCITSASFDVDIENFVHCQEKEGKPFFSEDPELDNLMVKAIQVLRIHLLELEKVSDLCKDFCSRYIACLKTKMNSETLLSGDPGSPYSPAHGQPQNFSPTKTQVCNTPSSISSAISPQGQIVVPASALQQGNVTVTAVNPNQVVTGGTVYQPVTVVTPQGQVMTQALSPGTIRVQNNQVLASWCCLEETAERGPHWFSLQTLDVHGVCVCVCVQLQLQFHQDLNLFNHDDNSTKNKRGVLPKHATNVMRSWLFQHIGHPYPTEDEKKQIATQTNLTLLQVNNWFINARRRILQPMLDASSSEAPKTKKKTPQNRPLQRFWPDSIATGGGTPQQVAMPDGTMVTMNMEGLQSLTSDGATLAVQQVMMGGHSEDESEDSGDEDDDADMARLGLDHSDSLQ from the exons ATGGCAGCCCAGTCGGTTTCCATAGACAAATACCCAAAGGGAGAGCAGCAG ATGCAAAGTGTGTTAAAGGTTGACCACTCGGAGCAGAGCTTTGCAGAGGTCGAGGTGCCCATGCCATCACCTGAACCGCAGACCCCTATGGACGCAGACAAAGCATCTATATATCG GCACCCTCTCTTCCCTCTGCTGGCCCTGCTGTTTGAGAAGTGTGAGCAGTCCACTCTCAGCTCTGATTGCATCACCTCAGCCAGCTTTGATGTGGACATTGAGAACTTTGTTCATTGTCAGGAGAAGGAGGGGAAGCCCTTCTTCAGCGAGGATCCTGAACTTGACAACTTG ATGGTGAAAGCCATCCAGGTGCTGCGGATCCACCTGCTGGAGTTAGAAAAGGTGAGCGATCTGTGTAAGGACTTCTGCAGCCGCTACATCGCCTGCCTTAAGACCAAGATGAACAGTGAGACTCTACTGAGTGGAGACCCAGGTAGTCCATACTCACCCGCACACGGCCAGCCACAGAACTTCTCCCCCACCAAGACTCAGGTGTGCAAT ACCCCCAGCTCCATCTCCAGCGCCATCAGTCCCCAGGGTCAGATCGTGGTGCCTGCATCTGCCCTGCAACAAGGAAATGTTACTGTTACCGCTGTCAACCCCAACCAGGTGGTCACAG GAGGCACAGTTTACCAGCCAGTCACAGTCGTTACTCCTCAGGGCCAGGTGATGACACAGGCCCTGTCCCCTGGGACGATACGCGTCCAGAACAATCAGGTACTCGCCTCATGGTGCTGCTTAGAAGAGACAGCAGAGAGGGGACCTCACTGGTTCTCACTGCAGACTCTAGATgtccacggtgtgtgtgtgtgtgtgtgtgttcagcttcAGCTGCAGTTTCATCAGGATCTGAACCTCTTCAATCATGACGACAACTCAACCAAGAACAAGCGCGGTGTTCTCCCCAAACACGCCACCAACGTCATGCGCTCTTGGCTTTTCCAGCACATCGGG CATCCTTACCCCACAGAGGATGAAAAGAAACAGATTGCAACCCAGACAAACCTGACGCTGCTGCAGGTCAACAACTG GtttataaacgctcggagacgaaTCTTGCAGCCGATGTTGGACGCCAGCTCTTCTGAAGCCCCCAAGAccaagaagaaaactccccagaatCGTCCGCTGCAGCGCTTCTGGCCAGACTCCATCGCAACAGGAGGCGGCACTCCGCAGCAGGTCGCCATGCCAGACG gtaCCATGGTGACGATGAACATGGAGGGTCTACAGAGTCTGACCTCCGATGGAGCCACACTGGCGGTGCAGCAGGTGATGATGGGAGGCCACAGCGAAGACGAGTCAGAGGACAGTGGAGACGAGGATGATGATGCAGACATGGCCAGGCTGGGCCTGGACCACAGTGACTCGTTGCAGTAG
- the pknox1.1 gene encoding homeobox protein PKNOX1.1 isoform X3, whose protein sequence is MIFVCEERMTDTFCTCTDGSFTELVYCVGWLPVPALYNAPVVAVSAVSVMAAQSVSIDKYPKGEQQMQSVLKVDHSEQSFAEVEVPMPSPEPQTPMDADKASIYRHPLFPLLALLFEKCEQSTLSSDCITSASFDVDIENFVHCQEKEGKPFFSEDPELDNLMVKAIQVLRIHLLELEKVSDLCKDFCSRYIACLKTKMNSETLLSGDPGSPYSPAHGQPQNFSPTKTQVCNTPSSISSAISPQGQIVVPASALQQGNVTVTAVNPNQVVTGGTVYQPVTVVTPQGQVMTQALSPGTIRVQNNQVLASWCCLEETAERGPHWFSLQTLDVHGVCVCVCVQLQLQFHQDLNLFNHDDNSTKNKRGVLPKHATNVMRSWLFQHIGHPYPTEDEKKQIATQTNLTLLQVNNWFINARRRILQPMLDASSSEAPKTKKKTPQNRPLQRFWPDSIATGGGTPQQVAMPDGTMVTMNMEGLQSLTSDGATLAVQQVMMGGHSEDESEDSGDEDDDADMARLGLDHSDSLQ, encoded by the exons ATGATCTTTGTTTGTGAGGAGAGGATGACTGACACGTTTTGTACCTGCACTGATGGCAGTTTTACTGAACTTGTGTATTGTGTAGGTTGGCTACCTGTCCCTGCTCTCTATAATGCCCCAGTGGTTGCCGTGTCTGCAGTGAGCGTGATGGCAGCCCAGTCGGTTTCCATAGACAAATACCCAAAGGGAGAGCAGCAG ATGCAAAGTGTGTTAAAGGTTGACCACTCGGAGCAGAGCTTTGCAGAGGTCGAGGTGCCCATGCCATCACCTGAACCGCAGACCCCTATGGACGCAGACAAAGCATCTATATATCG GCACCCTCTCTTCCCTCTGCTGGCCCTGCTGTTTGAGAAGTGTGAGCAGTCCACTCTCAGCTCTGATTGCATCACCTCAGCCAGCTTTGATGTGGACATTGAGAACTTTGTTCATTGTCAGGAGAAGGAGGGGAAGCCCTTCTTCAGCGAGGATCCTGAACTTGACAACTTG ATGGTGAAAGCCATCCAGGTGCTGCGGATCCACCTGCTGGAGTTAGAAAAGGTGAGCGATCTGTGTAAGGACTTCTGCAGCCGCTACATCGCCTGCCTTAAGACCAAGATGAACAGTGAGACTCTACTGAGTGGAGACCCAGGTAGTCCATACTCACCCGCACACGGCCAGCCACAGAACTTCTCCCCCACCAAGACTCAGGTGTGCAAT ACCCCCAGCTCCATCTCCAGCGCCATCAGTCCCCAGGGTCAGATCGTGGTGCCTGCATCTGCCCTGCAACAAGGAAATGTTACTGTTACCGCTGTCAACCCCAACCAGGTGGTCACAG GAGGCACAGTTTACCAGCCAGTCACAGTCGTTACTCCTCAGGGCCAGGTGATGACACAGGCCCTGTCCCCTGGGACGATACGCGTCCAGAACAATCAGGTACTCGCCTCATGGTGCTGCTTAGAAGAGACAGCAGAGAGGGGACCTCACTGGTTCTCACTGCAGACTCTAGATgtccacggtgtgtgtgtgtgtgtgtgtgttcagcttcAGCTGCAGTTTCATCAGGATCTGAACCTCTTCAATCATGACGACAACTCAACCAAGAACAAGCGCGGTGTTCTCCCCAAACACGCCACCAACGTCATGCGCTCTTGGCTTTTCCAGCACATCGGG CATCCTTACCCCACAGAGGATGAAAAGAAACAGATTGCAACCCAGACAAACCTGACGCTGCTGCAGGTCAACAACTG GtttataaacgctcggagacgaaTCTTGCAGCCGATGTTGGACGCCAGCTCTTCTGAAGCCCCCAAGAccaagaagaaaactccccagaatCGTCCGCTGCAGCGCTTCTGGCCAGACTCCATCGCAACAGGAGGCGGCACTCCGCAGCAGGTCGCCATGCCAGACG gtaCCATGGTGACGATGAACATGGAGGGTCTACAGAGTCTGACCTCCGATGGAGCCACACTGGCGGTGCAGCAGGTGATGATGGGAGGCCACAGCGAAGACGAGTCAGAGGACAGTGGAGACGAGGATGATGATGCAGACATGGCCAGGCTGGGCCTGGACCACAGTGACTCGTTGCAGTAG